A window of the Terriglobales bacterium genome harbors these coding sequences:
- a CDS encoding MBL fold metallo-hydrolase, producing MRKSVLVSVLLAAALVAAQDRDFSKVEIKAEKVSDGVYMLTGAGGNIGVSVGEDGIVIIDDQFAPLAPKIQAALKGISDKPVRFVLNTHYHGDHTGGNEPFAQSGSTLIAHDNVRKRMAAGTEIKRFGAPTPPAPKDALPIITFDDSLTVHLNGEDIQALHFPNGHTDGDSVIFFPKANVVHMGDDFVRYGFPFIDTENGGTVSGLVAGCEKVLATVPADAKFIPGHGPLSTADDVRKFIQMIKDTRAVVAAAVAKKQTPDQMKQAKLLAQWEDPYGKGFIKANDWIDALYDDVTHSKTGKETYKPHGHGSERPKP from the coding sequence ATGCGCAAGTCCGTACTCGTTTCCGTGCTGCTCGCCGCCGCGCTCGTCGCGGCACAGGACCGCGACTTCTCCAAAGTCGAGATCAAGGCGGAGAAAGTCTCCGACGGCGTCTACATGCTGACCGGCGCCGGCGGCAACATCGGCGTCTCTGTCGGCGAAGACGGCATCGTCATCATCGACGACCAGTTCGCCCCGCTCGCACCCAAGATCCAGGCCGCGCTCAAAGGCATCTCCGACAAGCCGGTGCGCTTCGTCCTCAACACCCACTACCACGGCGACCACACCGGCGGGAACGAGCCCTTCGCCCAGTCCGGCTCCACCCTCATCGCGCACGACAACGTTCGCAAGCGCATGGCCGCTGGCACCGAGATCAAGCGCTTTGGCGCGCCGACCCCGCCCGCGCCTAAAGACGCCCTGCCCATCATCACTTTCGACGATTCGCTCACCGTCCACCTCAACGGCGAAGACATCCAGGCGCTGCACTTCCCCAACGGCCATACCGACGGCGACTCGGTCATCTTTTTTCCCAAGGCGAACGTCGTTCACATGGGCGACGATTTCGTCCGCTACGGCTTCCCCTTCATCGACACCGAGAACGGCGGCACCGTCTCCGGCCTCGTCGCCGGCTGCGAGAAGGTCCTCGCCACCGTCCCGGCAGACGCCAAGTTCATCCCCGGCCACGGCCCCCTCTCCACCGCCGACGACGTCCGCAAGTTCATCCAGATGATCAAGGACACCCGCGCCGTCGTCGCCGCCGCGGTCGCGAAGAAACAGACTCCCGACCAGATGAAGCAGGCCAAGCTCCTCGCCCAGTGGGAGGACCCGTACGGCAAGGGCTTCATCAAGGCCAACGACTGGATCGACGCGCTCTACGACGACGTCACGCACTCGAAGACCGGCAAGGAAACCTACAAGCCGCACGGCCACGGCAGCGAGCGGCCGAAACCCTAG
- the bshA gene encoding N-acetyl-alpha-D-glucosaminyl L-malate synthase BshA, translated as MKIGITCYPTYGGSGVVATELGMELAARGHEIHFITYKQPIRLNTQHANIHFHEVDVSNYPLFEYPPYDLALATRMAEVADVHQLDLLHVHYAIPHSVSAMLARQMLAAARPSRRLPFVTTLHGTDITVVGADRSYLPITKYSIEQSDGVTSISSYLRDRTIREFEIQHPIEVIHNFVNCDLYMRYADAKRLRREYAKDDERVLVHLSNFRPVKRVPDVIEIFDRVQKKLPAMLLMIGDGPDRSQAEWLARRKGIQERVRFLGKQNEINQKLPMADLMLMPSELESFGLASLEAMACEVPSVATRVGGVPEVIDHGSTGFLADVGDVETMARYAIDLLSDENTLREMGKAARRAAQSRFCASRIIPQYEQFYRTVLERAS; from the coding sequence ATGAAGATAGGGATCACCTGCTACCCCACCTACGGCGGCTCCGGCGTCGTCGCGACCGAGCTCGGCATGGAGCTCGCCGCGCGCGGCCACGAGATCCACTTCATCACCTACAAGCAGCCCATCCGCCTCAACACCCAACACGCCAACATCCACTTCCACGAAGTCGACGTCTCCAACTATCCGCTCTTCGAGTACCCGCCCTACGACCTCGCGCTCGCCACCCGCATGGCCGAGGTCGCCGACGTCCACCAGTTGGACCTCCTTCACGTCCACTACGCCATCCCGCACTCGGTCTCCGCGATGCTCGCCCGCCAGATGCTCGCCGCCGCCCGCCCCTCGCGCCGCCTGCCTTTCGTCACCACGCTGCACGGCACCGACATCACCGTGGTCGGCGCCGACCGCTCCTATCTCCCCATCACCAAGTACTCCATCGAGCAGTCCGACGGCGTCACTTCCATCTCGAGCTACCTGCGCGACCGCACCATCAGGGAATTCGAGATCCAGCACCCTATCGAGGTCATCCACAACTTCGTCAACTGCGATCTCTACATGCGTTACGCCGACGCCAAGAGACTTCGCCGCGAGTATGCGAAAGACGACGAGCGCGTCCTCGTCCACCTCTCGAACTTCCGCCCCGTGAAGCGCGTTCCCGACGTCATCGAGATCTTCGACCGCGTCCAAAAGAAGCTCCCCGCGATGCTGCTCATGATCGGCGACGGCCCCGACCGCTCCCAGGCCGAGTGGCTCGCCCGCCGCAAAGGCATCCAGGAACGCGTCCGCTTCCTCGGCAAGCAGAACGAGATCAACCAGAAGCTCCCGATGGCCGACCTCATGCTCATGCCGAGTGAGCTCGAGTCGTTCGGCCTCGCCTCGCTCGAAGCCATGGCCTGCGAGGTCCCCAGCGTCGCCACGCGCGTCGGCGGCGTGCCCGAGGTCATCGACCACGGCTCCACCGGCTTCCTCGCGGATGTGGGCGATGTCGAGACGATGGCCCGCTATGCCATCGACTTGTTGTCGGATGAGAACACGTTGCGCGAGATGGGCAAGGCCGCGCGCCGCGCCGCGCAGTCGCGCTTCTGCGCTTCCAGGATCATTCCGCAGTACGAGCAGTTCTACCGCACCGTGCTCGAGCGCGCCTCGTAG
- a CDS encoding histidine kinase: MDQKLILITLLVKLGVAAAVASAVGRSKEFKRLLFREDRTLGQTIGFITFMAVPIGLGIWVRQNVRNFLAADIAFESVIIMGVMGGPLAGGLYGALVGLPALINQEYATVPFFAAVGVLCGMLRKLATDHEEIWSFSPFLDVSVYRWIKRNIRRPRLDWQTSFFLVIIALTFVEMQLGRALPGRIFTLEIPRQQWLVLLAHYATTIAVVAIPLKIWNLTRIEMKLEEQERLLLLARMEALQSQINPHFLFNTLNSIQSLVRVDPDSARELIVKLANILRRILSRNEAFVQLREEIEFIDDYLDIEVVRFGRDKLRVNKELDPASLDVVVPAMILQPIVENAIKHGLAPKVDGGSITLRSSLRGEHVLIEVEDDGVGVTPDAPTSQSGIGMANVAERLKVLYGEAARLGIGERDGQGGTRVTLDFPVLESLDSGPVANAATAIYEARSSTVR, translated from the coding sequence ATGGACCAGAAGCTCATCCTGATCACGCTGCTGGTGAAGCTGGGCGTGGCGGCGGCGGTGGCGAGCGCGGTGGGGCGGTCGAAGGAGTTCAAGCGGCTGCTGTTCCGCGAAGACCGGACGCTGGGGCAGACGATCGGGTTCATCACGTTCATGGCGGTGCCGATCGGACTGGGGATCTGGGTGCGTCAGAACGTGCGCAACTTCCTGGCCGCCGACATCGCGTTCGAGAGCGTGATCATCATGGGGGTGATGGGCGGGCCGCTGGCGGGCGGGCTGTACGGCGCGCTCGTGGGCCTGCCGGCACTCATCAACCAGGAGTACGCGACCGTGCCGTTCTTCGCGGCGGTCGGCGTGCTGTGCGGGATGCTGCGGAAACTGGCGACCGACCACGAGGAGATCTGGTCGTTCTCGCCGTTCCTGGACGTGAGCGTGTACCGCTGGATCAAGCGGAACATCCGGCGGCCGCGACTGGACTGGCAGACCTCCTTCTTCCTGGTGATCATCGCGCTGACGTTCGTCGAGATGCAGCTGGGGCGGGCGCTGCCGGGGCGCATCTTCACGCTCGAGATCCCGCGGCAGCAGTGGCTGGTGCTGCTGGCGCACTACGCGACGACGATCGCGGTGGTCGCGATCCCGCTGAAGATCTGGAACCTGACGCGCATCGAGATGAAGCTGGAAGAGCAGGAGCGGCTGCTGCTGCTGGCGCGCATGGAAGCGCTGCAGAGCCAGATCAACCCGCACTTCCTGTTCAACACGCTGAACTCGATCCAGTCGCTGGTGCGGGTGGACCCGGATTCGGCGCGCGAGCTGATCGTGAAGCTGGCGAACATCCTGCGGCGGATCCTGAGCCGCAACGAGGCGTTCGTGCAACTGCGCGAGGAGATCGAGTTCATCGACGATTACCTGGACATCGAAGTGGTGCGGTTCGGGCGGGACAAGCTGCGCGTGAACAAGGAACTCGACCCGGCGTCACTGGACGTGGTGGTGCCGGCGATGATCCTGCAGCCCATCGTGGAGAACGCCATCAAGCACGGGCTGGCGCCGAAGGTGGACGGCGGCTCGATCACGCTGCGCTCGAGCCTGCGCGGGGAGCACGTGCTGATCGAGGTGGAAGACGACGGCGTGGGCGTGACGCCGGACGCGCCGACCTCGCAATCGGGCATCGGGATGGCGAACGTGGCCGAGCGGCTGAAGGTGCTGTACGGGGAAGCGGCGCGGCTGGGGATCGGGGAGCGCGATGGACAGGGCGGGACGCGGGTGACGCTGGACTTTCCGGTGCTGGAGTCGCTCGATTCCGGGCCGGTCGCGAACGCCGCGACGGCGATCTACGAGGCGCGCTCGAGCACGGTGCGGTAG
- a CDS encoding response regulator — protein MRAILFVDDHEVLARLSCEILEMHGYRAVSAYNAQDALRKFEEEDFDILVTDFRMDGMNGVELAQKIHEKSPQIPVIIVTGYGPIDGGKDVNACLQKEELFPALLDKIKLYLGEKPGSTTMETVPSDHSVRRPAKAV, from the coding sequence ATGCGAGCCATTCTGTTTGTCGACGACCATGAAGTCCTGGCGCGTCTGAGCTGCGAGATCTTGGAGATGCATGGCTACCGCGCCGTCTCTGCCTACAACGCCCAGGATGCCCTCCGCAAGTTCGAGGAAGAAGACTTCGACATCCTCGTCACCGACTTCCGCATGGATGGGATGAACGGCGTCGAGCTGGCCCAGAAGATCCACGAGAAGAGCCCCCAGATCCCGGTCATCATCGTCACCGGCTACGGCCCCATCGATGGCGGCAAGGACGTCAACGCCTGTCTGCAGAAGGAAGAGCTCTTCCCCGCTCTCCTCGACAAGATCAAGCTCTACCTCGGCGAGAAGCCCGGCAGCACCACCATGGAGACCGTCCCCAGCGATCACTCCGTCCGCCGCCCCGCCAAGGCCGTTTAG
- a CDS encoding DoxX family protein yields the protein MNTAPSPSPAQPSKARLITGWVLCLIPAALVLMGAVMNLTRMPQAVEGAKQMGFPDSAVLTIGVLALVSSLLFLIPKTAVFGAIMMTAYFGGAVATHVHINDGNWPTAVVCGVLTWVGLALREPRLRAVLPLRS from the coding sequence ATGAACACTGCACCGTCCCCCTCTCCTGCTCAGCCGTCAAAGGCCAGGCTCATCACCGGCTGGGTCCTCTGCCTTATTCCCGCCGCCCTGGTCTTGATGGGCGCCGTCATGAACCTCACTCGTATGCCGCAGGCCGTCGAAGGCGCCAAGCAAATGGGCTTCCCTGACAGTGCAGTGCTGACTATCGGTGTGCTCGCCCTCGTCTCATCGCTGCTGTTCCTCATCCCCAAGACCGCCGTCTTCGGCGCCATCATGATGACCGCGTACTTCGGTGGCGCCGTCGCCACGCACGTCCACATCAACGACGGCAACTGGCCCACCGCGGTCGTCTGCGGCGTGCTCACCTGGGTCGGCCTCGCGCTCCGCGAACCGCGCCTGCGTGCCGTGCTGCCGCTCCGCTCCTAG
- the ribA gene encoding GTP cyclohydrolase II, whose product MLKKVAEADFPTRWGHFRILGFEALVGDDRRKEEAVALVLGDLKKAPPLVRIHSQCLTGDVFGSLRCDCRQQLELALSQIAAAGAGVLVYEQQEGRGIGLMAKLQAYELQDQGRDTVEANVELGFKADQREFALPAQILEALGIKEVRLLSNNPDKVAALNRAGVAVVERVPCEVEAHSASENYLKTKKEKLGHLFTTR is encoded by the coding sequence ATGCTCAAGAAGGTAGCCGAAGCCGACTTCCCCACCCGCTGGGGACACTTCCGCATCCTCGGCTTCGAGGCCTTGGTTGGCGACGACCGTCGCAAGGAGGAAGCTGTCGCCCTCGTGCTCGGCGACCTCAAGAAGGCCCCGCCGCTCGTCCGCATCCACTCGCAGTGCCTCACGGGCGACGTCTTCGGATCGCTCCGCTGCGACTGCCGCCAGCAGCTTGAGCTCGCGCTCTCCCAGATTGCGGCCGCCGGCGCCGGCGTCCTCGTCTACGAGCAGCAGGAAGGCCGCGGCATCGGCCTGATGGCCAAGCTCCAGGCCTATGAGCTCCAGGACCAGGGCCGCGACACCGTCGAAGCCAACGTCGAACTCGGCTTCAAAGCCGACCAGCGCGAGTTCGCGCTGCCCGCGCAGATCCTGGAGGCGCTGGGAATAAAGGAAGTAAGGCTGCTCTCGAACAACCCCGACAAGGTCGCCGCCCTCAACCGCGCCGGCGTCGCCGTCGTCGAGCGCGTCCCCTGCGAGGTCGAGGCCCACTCCGCCTCAGAGAACTATCTCAAGACCAAGAAAGAAAAGCTCGGCCACCTCTTCACCACACGGTAG
- a CDS encoding ChbG/HpnK family deacetylase, whose amino-acid sequence MRRLIINADDFGLTPGVNRAILEGHTRGVITSATLMACSAAFDEAVTLARATPSLKVGCHVVLTDGSPLSASSKTLLDPKHPAELYRSYPAFVRRALAGVFSAEDLESEAAAQFRKLQTAGLQLTHFDTHKHSHMFPRVLAPLLRAARACGIPAVRNPFAPIKPLAYASLLRRPRLWKRYTEVKVLRRYADRFRRAASDAGLATTDGTFGIVATGALDHRLFEAITGCIPEGTWEFVCHPGYNDSALSGVRTRLRASREAELHVLTSPAARDLLAARDIQLISYADLAPVS is encoded by the coding sequence GTGCGCCGCCTCATCATCAACGCCGACGACTTCGGCCTCACTCCCGGCGTCAACCGCGCCATTCTCGAGGGCCACACCCGCGGCGTCATCACCTCGGCCACGCTCATGGCCTGCTCCGCCGCCTTCGACGAAGCCGTGACTCTCGCCCGCGCCACACCGTCGCTCAAGGTCGGCTGCCACGTCGTGCTTACAGACGGCTCGCCGCTCTCCGCAAGCTCGAAGACCCTGCTCGACCCCAAGCACCCCGCCGAGCTCTACCGCAGCTATCCCGCTTTCGTCCGCCGCGCCCTTGCCGGCGTCTTCTCCGCCGAGGACCTCGAAAGCGAAGCCGCCGCCCAATTCCGCAAGCTCCAGACCGCCGGCCTCCAGCTCACCCACTTCGACACCCACAAGCACTCGCACATGTTCCCCCGTGTCCTCGCGCCGCTCCTCCGCGCCGCTCGAGCCTGCGGCATTCCCGCAGTCCGCAACCCGTTCGCGCCCATCAAGCCGCTGGCGTACGCCAGCCTGCTCCGCCGTCCCAGGCTCTGGAAGCGCTACACCGAGGTGAAAGTCCTGCGCCGGTACGCCGATCGGTTCCGCCGCGCCGCCTCGGACGCCGGCCTCGCCACCACCGACGGCACCTTCGGCATCGTCGCCACCGGCGCTCTCGACCATCGCCTCTTCGAGGCCATCACTGGCTGCATTCCCGAGGGCACCTGGGAGTTCGTCTGCCACCCCGGCTACAACGACTCCGCGCTCTCCGGCGTCCGCACCCGCCTCCGCGCCTCCCGCGAGGCCGAACTCCACGTTCTCACTTCGCCCGCCGCCCGCGACCTCCTCGCCGCCCGCGACATCCAGCTCATCTCTTATGCCGACCTTGCCCCCGTGTCGTGA